The window GTTCGGGGATCTGCCGGGTGCGCGAGCTGCGCGCCGCCGGCTGTCCGGTGGGACTGGCCGTGGACGGCTCGGCCAGCAACGACTCCTCCGACCTGCTGGCCGAGTTGCGGCAGTGCCTGCTGCTGCACCGCGTGCTCGGCGGCGCGTCGGCCATGACGGTCGGCGAGGTGCTGGAGATGGCGACCCTGGGCGGGGCGGCCTGCCTGGGCCGCGACGACATCGGCGCGCTCGAGCCCGGCCGCGCCTGCGATCTGGCGCTCTTCGACCTGGACGACCCGACCTACGACCGGGTCGGCGACCGGGTGGCGGCCCTGCTGCTCTGCCGGCCGACGCGCGCAAGGTCGGTGGTGGTGGGCGGTCGGATCATCGCGCTCTGATGACGTCATTCCCGCCGGGGAGAGCGGCTCCGGCGTTCCCTTGCCCATTCCTCCCTGAGCATGGCGAAGGACACGTCGTCCACCCACTCGCCCCGTTGCCAGTGGCTCTTGCGGAAATGACCCTCCTGACGCAGGCCGAGACGGTTCATCACGGCGATGGCGGGCAGGTTGCGCGGATCGGTACGGGCTGCCACACGATGCGCGCCCAGCTCTGCGAAGAGGTAATCGATCACGAGCTGGATGGCGGCGGTGGCGTAGCCGCGTCGGCGATGATCCGGGTGCAGCGCGATGCCCAGCTCCGGGCTGCGGTGCTGCTGGTCGGCGAAGCGGATGCCGCAATCGCCCACCATCTCGCCGTCCTCGCGTCGGCAGATGATGAACTGGAACCAGGTCCCGGGGGTGCCCGGCTCCAGCCCGGCCTGCGCCCCGGCGAGTTCGTGCGCCTCGTCGACGGAGGCGGGCAACCAGTCCTGGTAGCGGGAGACTTCGGGCAGCGAGCGGTACGCGTAGAGCGCCTCGGCGTCCTCGGGGCGCATGCGCCGCAGGACGATCGTTCTCGCCTCGAGCTCCAGTTCGGTCATGACATCGCTCCTTGTCGGTTTCCGGATGTCTCTGCTACGGATCGCCGCGCCGGCGGGTTGCGCCGGCGGCGCGGATGTCGAGCCGGTCGCGCGCCTGGTCCAGCAGGGCATCGCTCTCGGCCAGGAAGACGTCCGCCAGCGGGCCGAGCCAGTCCTTGACCCGCGCGAAGTCGGCCAGGAAGGCGGCGCGGTCGCCGCTCTCGTAGATGTCCAGCATCCTGGCGAACAGGCGGTGATAACGGCGCGCCAGGTCCCGTCCCACCTCCGACCCGAAGATGATGTCAGCGTAGAGGTCCGGTGCCTGGGCGAAGAGGCGGCCGATCATGCCCAGTTCCAGGCGGTAGATGGGCGAGCTGAGCGCGAGCACCTCGTCCAGATCGGTCTGTTCCTCCATCAGGTGCAGGCCGTAGACGAAGGTGGCGAAGTGGCGCTGGGCCTGGATCGCGCCCATGAGGCGATCGTGGACCGCCGGCTCGACGGTGACCGGAAACGCGCCCCAGATGCGCAGCTGGTCCAGCAGCCAGCTGCAGGCGGCGGCGTCGCGGCCCGGGCAGTGGGCGAAGACCTGCTTGGCCAGCGAGGGCGCCGAGTGGCCGAACATGGGATGCAGTCCCACGACCGGTCCGTCGTGGATCTCGAGCATGCGCGCCAGGGGCGCGACCTTGACGCTGGTGATGTCGGCCAGCACCGCCCCGGCGGGCAGGCGCCCGCGCAGGTCGTCGAGCACGTCGAGGGTGACGGCGATGGGAACGCCGACCAGCACCAGCCCCGCGCCGTCGAGCAGCTCGTCGGCGCGGCTCCAGTCGTCTCGGTCCAGGATGCGCACCGGGTGGCCGGAGGCCGTGAAATGACGGGCGAAGAGACGTCCCATCCCGCCCGCGCCCCCGACCAGCACGACGGGCCAGGCTTCGGGTGCGGCGCGGCGATAGCCGTGCTCTCCCTCCGCGCGGTACGAGTCGCGCATGATGCGGCGCAGGATATCCTCGATCAGTTCCGGATGGACACCGCGCTCGGCGGCCTCCCGCCGGCGCGCGCGCAGCATGACCTCCTCGCGGTCGGGCGCGTAGACGGGCAAGCCCCGTGCCGTCTTGAGAGCCGCGATGCGGGTCACCACCTCGCGGCGCCGGGCGAGCAGGTCGATCAGCTCTCGATCGGCGCGGTCGATCTCGTCGCGCAGCAGGTCGAGTTCCCGGTCGGACTTGCCGTTGTTCTCCACGCCGGTCTCCTTGATCTTGTCATTCGCTGCCGGGACTGTATCATGTCGCAGACGTTCCACAGCCGCATTTCCGAGGACAGCATGAGTGTTACATACGAAAGC of the bacterium genome contains:
- a CDS encoding GNAT family N-acetyltransferase, encoding MTELELEARTIVLRRMRPEDAEALYAYRSLPEVSRYQDWLPASVDEAHELAGAQAGLEPGTPGTWFQFIICRREDGEMVGDCGIRFADQQHRSPELGIALHPDHRRRGYATAAIQLVIDYLFAELGAHRVAARTDPRNLPAIAVMNRLGLRQEGHFRKSHWQRGEWVDDVSFAMLREEWARERRSRSPRRE
- the tyrA gene encoding bifunctional chorismate mutase/prephenate dehydrogenase, whose product is MENNGKSDRELDLLRDEIDRADRELIDLLARRREVVTRIAALKTARGLPVYAPDREEVMLRARRREAAERGVHPELIEDILRRIMRDSYRAEGEHGYRRAAPEAWPVVLVGGAGGMGRLFARHFTASGHPVRILDRDDWSRADELLDGAGLVLVGVPIAVTLDVLDDLRGRLPAGAVLADITSVKVAPLARMLEIHDGPVVGLHPMFGHSAPSLAKQVFAHCPGRDAAACSWLLDQLRIWGAFPVTVEPAVHDRLMGAIQAQRHFATFVYGLHLMEEQTDLDEVLALSSPIYRLELGMIGRLFAQAPDLYADIIFGSEVGRDLARRYHRLFARMLDIYESGDRAAFLADFARVKDWLGPLADVFLAESDALLDQARDRLDIRAAGATRRRGDP